The following proteins are encoded in a genomic region of Triticum dicoccoides isolate Atlit2015 ecotype Zavitan chromosome 1B, WEW_v2.0, whole genome shotgun sequence:
- the LOC119298770 gene encoding protein ROOT HAIR DEFECTIVE 3-like, translated as MSIVRNRKEYIQAIADECMMMLWIISEIRLDGDGDTFENFRSLLDEGPRATDRSYHFDPLASISHKKVLILKAGTLISSDKCKLLWSQFMVHVDSIVTLVLDVEGKLTRTLGEPVKEFLRSARDNTWATIKMLLVTETIAAASYLQYGLLDLVLDEGAVKELLSRLKNHGRNVVESKAKEEAATISMRMKDRFTKLFNTYLSREQKRKIDVQAIVQSALDECMLMLWVISAIRLDGDGDTIENFRYLLDDGPLAYISREEELILRAGTLISPDKCKLIWYLFMVEVDPIVKPALDAQEAYKWNKRMSGIQIALLALRVATSTLIFVTTGVPVFF; from the exons ATGTCAATAGTACGGAATCGAAAAGAATATATACAAGCAATTGCTGATGAA TGTATGATGATGCTTTGGATAATATCGGAAATTCGGTTAGATGGAGACGGTGATACCTTTGAAAACTTTCGTTCCCTACTTGATGAAGGGCCTAGGGCCACAGATAGGAGTTACCACTTTGATCCACTGGCCTCCATCTCACATAAAAAG GTGCTGATTCTAAAGGCGGGAACTTTAATCTCCTCTGACAAGTGCAAGTTACTCTGGAGCCAATTTATGGTTCACGTTGATTCCATTGTCACCCTGGTCCTAGATGTTGAG GGGAAACTTACAAGAACTCTAGGAGAACCAGTCAAGGAGTTTCTACGTTCAGCTCGAGATAACACCTGGGCAACTATTAAAATGCTTCTTGTAACCGAGACAATAGCTGCTGCTTCGTACCTTCAGTATGGACTTTTAGATTTGGTGCTCGATGAAGGTGCAGTGAAAGAACTGCTTTCAAGGCTGAAAAATCATGGAAGGAACGTTGTTGAATCAAAGGCAAAAGAAGAAGCTGCAACTATCTCGATGCGCATGAAAGACAG GTTCACGAAATTATTCAATACCTATCTTTCAAGAGAACAGAAACGAAAAATAGATGTACAAGCAATTGTCCAATCTGCCCTCGATGAA TGCATGTTGATGCTTTGGGTAATATCAGCAATTCGGTTAGATGGAGACGGTGATACCATTGAAAACTTTCGTTACCTACTTGATGATGGGCCACTGGCCTACATCTCACGGGAAGAG GAGCTGATTCTAAGGGCCGGAACATTAATCTCCCCTGACAAGTGCAAGTTAATCTGGTACCTATTCATGGTTGAAGTTGATCCTATTGTCAAACCGGCCCTTGATGCTCAG GAAGCATATAAGTGGAACAAACGAATGTCTGGGATTCAGATTGCATTGTTAGCTCTTAGAGTGGCTACCAGCACGCTGATATTCGTGACGACTGGAGTACCTGTATTTTTTTGA
- the LOC119349925 gene encoding protein ROOT HAIR DEFECTIVE 3-like, protein MEDHCFATQIIGWDGVLDIPKFDEFTRNVKLNDPYCVVSILGAQSSGKSTLLNHLFGTNFQEMNIEQRSQTTKGVWLAKAKNIGPCTLVMDLEGTDGMERADRDDTAFENQTALFALAVSDVVLINTSCKDIGREQGGSRPLLKTIFQVLMKLFHPRKKTMLFVIRDKSKTPFESLVSSLHTDILKIWDGVPKPQAQRYTQLNDFFNLQFVTLSHYELQEDTFKEEVMVATVRCGQISSEKVASFRADEEWKHCKEAVQNDCVPGFGKKINGLLHRCLSE, encoded by the exons ATGGAGGACCACTGTTTCGCAACACAGATAATTGGTTGGGATGGTGTTTTGGATATTCCGAAATTTGACGAATTCACCAGGAATGTTAAACTGAACGACCCATACTGTGTTGTATCAATACTGGGGGCGCAAAGTAGTG GAAAGAGTACACTTCTGAATCATCTATTCGGAACCAATTTTCAGGAGATGAATATTGAACAAAG GTCACAAACTACCAAAGGTGTATGGTTGGCGAAGGCCAAAAATATTGGGCCGTGCACCCTTGTAATGGATTTGGAAGGAACTGATGGAATGGAGAGAGCAGATCGG GATGACACGGCATTTGAGAATCAAACTGCATTATTTGCTTTGGCTGTTTCAGATGTTGTATTGATCAATAC GTCGTGTAAAGATATTGGGAGAGAACAAGGTGGGAGCAGGCCTCTTTTGAAAACCATTTTCCAG GTCCTCATGAAGTTATTCCACCCTCGCAAGAAAACCATGTTATTTGTTATTCGCGACAAATCAAAG ACGCCTTTCGAAAGCCTTGTATCCAGTTTACATACAGATATCCTCAAG ATATGGGACGGTGTCCCTAAACCCCAGGCGCAAAGATATACTCAGCTTAACGATTTTTTCAac TTACAATTTGTGACCCTCTCGCATTACGAGCTACAGGAGGATACATTTAAAGAGGAG GTTATGGTTGCTACAGTGCGCTGTGGGCAAATCAGTAGTGAGAAAGTTGCTAGTTTTAGAGCTGACGAG GAATGGAAACATTGTAAGGAGGCTGTTCAGAATGACTGTGTTCCAGGGTTTGGGAAAAAGATCAACGGACTTCTTCATCGATGTTTATCAGAGTGA